From Acidimicrobiales bacterium, one genomic window encodes:
- a CDS encoding WhiB family transcriptional regulator — translation MHSDIETEEKAWQDYANCLGVDPDLFFPERGASTREAKEVCRGCVVREDCLEYALQNGEKFGIWGGMSERERRRIRRQRALARAAAAAQAGSVTA, via the coding sequence ATGCATTCCGACATCGAGACCGAAGAAAAAGCCTGGCAGGACTACGCCAACTGCCTGGGTGTCGACCCCGACCTGTTCTTCCCCGAGCGTGGTGCGTCCACCCGCGAGGCCAAAGAAGTCTGCCGTGGCTGTGTGGTTCGAGAGGATTGCCTGGAATACGCCCTGCAGAACGGTGAGAAGTTCGGCATCTGGGGCGGCATGAGCGAGCGCGAACGGCGCCGCATCCGGCGTCAACGGGCGCTCGCCCGAGCCGCGGCGGCGGCCCAAGCCGGCAGCGTCACCGCCTGA
- a CDS encoding twin-arginine translocase TatA/TatE family subunit: MVAFLQTNELLIVLALAVLIFGGAKLPKLARSLGQAQNEFKQGLAEGAKDDDSTPTT, translated from the coding sequence ATGGTTGCTTTCCTCCAGACCAACGAGTTGCTCATTGTCTTGGCCCTCGCAGTGCTGATCTTCGGAGGCGCCAAGCTTCCGAAGCTCGCTCGGTCGCTCGGACAGGCCCAAAACGAGTTCAAGCAGGGACTCGCGGAGGGTGCCAAGGACGACGACTCGACGCCCACCACCTGA